In one Zymobacter palmae genomic region, the following are encoded:
- a CDS encoding APC family permease, translated as MPVLLDQILAWLSSEGYLMLFTHHRSTPAVVTPTDDMSVSKLRRSLSLRQVVVIGLAYLTPMTVFDSFAIVSQKSGGHVPSAYVLALGIMLLTALSYGKLARHFPQAGSAYTYVQKIIGNRTGFMVGWLSLMDYILLPMVNALLAQIYLSALFPSVPGWMWVAGFVALITAINLRSVNWVAHINTVLVWIQVIMMAVFVGLVWHGIATHEYQQHVLSLQPFLSENAHLMPMLAGATVLCFSFLGFDAVSTLSEEVHEPVRVIPKAIFLVALYGGLIFIGVSYFIQLYFPASGQLDPDNALPEIAVFVGGKLFQTLMLGCALIGVLASGIACQTSVSRLLFVMGRDRVFPARFFAYLHPVWGTPVLNTLFVGAVALSALCFDLENAMAMINFGALVAFTFVNLAVIRHFYIRLQRRHTLKDHLQYLVLPLLGVAGIGILWLNLSKPALILGLSWAALGVAFMFYKTHGLRRSMPVFGDSHAPEQVRT; from the coding sequence ATGCCAGTTCTACTCGACCAAATTCTGGCATGGCTGTCTTCGGAGGGTTACCTCATGTTGTTCACTCATCATCGTTCTACCCCCGCTGTTGTGACGCCCACTGACGATATGTCAGTGTCGAAACTCAGACGCTCTCTCTCTCTTCGTCAAGTCGTTGTGATCGGCCTTGCCTATCTGACGCCTATGACGGTATTCGACTCGTTCGCTATCGTGTCGCAGAAAAGTGGTGGCCATGTGCCCAGCGCCTATGTATTGGCGCTAGGAATCATGCTGCTGACGGCGTTGAGCTATGGCAAGCTCGCTCGCCATTTTCCGCAGGCAGGTTCAGCGTATACCTATGTACAAAAAATCATCGGCAACCGCACCGGCTTCATGGTCGGCTGGCTGTCGCTGATGGACTATATTCTGCTGCCGATGGTGAATGCGCTGCTGGCACAGATCTATTTGTCTGCGCTGTTTCCCAGCGTGCCTGGCTGGATGTGGGTGGCAGGCTTCGTGGCGTTGATCACGGCAATTAATTTGCGCAGCGTGAACTGGGTGGCGCATATCAATACCGTACTGGTATGGATTCAGGTCATCATGATGGCCGTGTTCGTCGGGTTGGTGTGGCACGGCATCGCGACGCATGAGTATCAGCAGCACGTGCTGAGCCTGCAGCCGTTTCTGTCTGAAAATGCGCACCTTATGCCGATGCTGGCAGGGGCTACCGTGCTGTGCTTTTCGTTTTTGGGCTTTGATGCCGTTAGTACGCTGTCGGAAGAAGTGCACGAGCCGGTGCGTGTGATCCCAAAAGCGATCTTTCTGGTGGCCCTTTATGGCGGGCTGATCTTCATCGGCGTGTCCTACTTCATTCAGCTGTATTTCCCGGCCAGTGGGCAGCTGGATCCGGACAATGCGCTGCCTGAAATTGCGGTGTTCGTCGGTGGCAAGCTGTTCCAGACGCTGATGCTGGGCTGCGCACTTATCGGTGTGCTGGCATCAGGTATTGCCTGTCAGACCAGCGTATCCCGGCTGCTGTTCGTTATGGGGCGAGATCGTGTGTTTCCTGCACGTTTCTTCGCCTACCTGCACCCAGTATGGGGTACGCCGGTGCTGAATACGCTGTTTGTCGGTGCAGTAGCGCTAAGCGCGCTCTGCTTTGATCTGGAAAACGCCATGGCGATGATCAACTTTGGCGCGCTGGTCGCGTTCACGTTCGTCAACTTGGCCGTTATTCGTCATTTTTACATTCGGTTGCAGCGTCGTCATACGCTGAAGGATCACCTGCAGTATCTGGTACTGCCGTTGCTAGGTGTCGCAGGCATCGGCATCCTGTGGCTCAATCTGTCCAAGCCCGCGCTGATCCTTGGCTTGAGCTGGGCGGCCTTGGGTGTTGCCTTCATGTTCTACAAGACCCATGGGCTGCGTCGGTCTATGCCGGTTTTCGGGGATAGCCACGCACCGGAGCAAGTGCGTACCTAG
- a CDS encoding putrescine aminotransferase, which translates to MNDDNRYGDITEFIDGVLTTIGKETLTGDELALFNDEVVANFRDYVNPGFLEYRKSVADDGNYAAVEWRSSSPNTLMDSRGNTYIDCLGGFGIYNVGHRNPAVLKAVRQQMDKQPLHSQELLDPLRALLAKVLAQLTPGGLQYSFFTNSGTESVEAALKLAKGYQASRGKTTVISTTGAFHGKSLGSLSATAKSVFRKPFMPLVPGFRHVAYGDIDAMRKIVADCATVGDDVAAIILEPVQGEGGVIVPPADYLPAIRQLCDDEGIVMILDEVQTGFGRTGRMFACEHYGVTPDILCLAKSMGGGVVPAGAVVATEELFSTLFENPFLHTSTFGGNPLACAAALATIKELIDNDLPGAAAEKGKVMLDRMIALKDEFPDLILEARGQGLLMAFEFQENDIGYAFSKGMFDRGVLVAGTLINAKTVRIEPPLTITLDQCHQVMDTARAVLQEVRNSL; encoded by the coding sequence ATGAATGATGACAACCGCTATGGCGACATCACTGAATTTATCGATGGCGTGCTGACCACTATCGGCAAGGAAACGTTGACCGGCGACGAACTGGCGTTGTTCAACGATGAAGTAGTGGCGAATTTCCGTGACTACGTGAACCCTGGTTTCCTTGAGTACCGTAAATCCGTGGCAGATGACGGCAACTACGCTGCCGTTGAATGGCGCTCCAGCAGCCCGAATACCCTGATGGACAGTCGTGGCAACACGTACATTGATTGCCTTGGCGGTTTTGGCATCTACAACGTGGGTCATCGCAACCCCGCCGTGCTGAAGGCGGTGCGTCAGCAGATGGACAAGCAGCCTCTACACTCTCAGGAGCTTCTGGATCCCTTGCGCGCTCTGTTGGCCAAGGTACTGGCACAGCTGACCCCTGGCGGGCTTCAGTACAGTTTCTTTACCAACAGCGGCACTGAGTCAGTTGAGGCTGCCCTCAAGCTGGCTAAGGGGTATCAGGCGTCGCGTGGCAAAACGACCGTGATCTCGACGACGGGGGCTTTCCACGGCAAATCGCTAGGGTCGTTGTCCGCAACGGCAAAATCTGTCTTCCGCAAACCGTTCATGCCATTAGTACCGGGCTTCCGTCACGTGGCTTATGGCGATATTGATGCGATGCGCAAGATCGTTGCTGACTGCGCCACGGTGGGCGACGACGTTGCCGCCATCATTCTCGAACCGGTGCAGGGGGAAGGTGGGGTCATCGTGCCGCCGGCTGACTATCTGCCTGCCATACGTCAGCTGTGCGATGACGAGGGTATCGTAATGATCCTCGACGAAGTGCAGACCGGCTTCGGGCGTACAGGACGTATGTTCGCCTGTGAACACTACGGCGTGACGCCTGACATCCTCTGTTTGGCGAAATCGATGGGCGGCGGTGTCGTACCTGCCGGGGCCGTTGTGGCAACGGAAGAGCTCTTCTCGACGCTGTTTGAAAATCCTTTCCTGCATACCTCTACGTTTGGGGGCAATCCGTTGGCCTGTGCCGCGGCGTTGGCTACCATCAAAGAGCTGATCGATAACGATCTCCCGGGCGCTGCTGCGGAGAAGGGTAAGGTCATGCTCGATCGCATGATTGCACTGAAAGATGAGTTCCCTGATCTGATCCTAGAGGCGCGCGGTCAGGGGCTTCTGATGGCATTTGAATTCCAAGAAAACGACATCGGTTATGCCTTTTCTAAAGGCATGTTCGACCGCGGAGTGCTGGTGGCGGGGACGCTTATCAATGCCAAGACTGTGCGAATTGAACCGCCTCTGACAATAACGCTAGACCAATGCCATCAAGTAATGGATACTGCGCGCGCAGTACTGCAAGAGGTAAGGAACTCCCTCTAG